From the genome of Neodiprion pinetum isolate iyNeoPine1 chromosome 3, iyNeoPine1.2, whole genome shotgun sequence, one region includes:
- the LOC124213536 gene encoding uncharacterized protein isoform X1, whose product METGFLNFRDEEHFSGFSLPLDQHDMLEESHSSLMELMQDDFHCNLDSRIDPSAVLWGTEQELNGDMAVLPDSGVATVYPKMEHIKEDFAKMLTDWQEHIGSLQASDLEEDMDVKDMVGLDIDVPKIVAVDVQDNIFETEPSVLKISKGKKNPSSFVKVKIERPDSPQNVDSYATENTKVENWVCPDLKQPKIEGNTTMEYSRPVKLKTNVDRTDVVLKYLKVEKEETNHIGETEMEDCIDVETVSEQVPVLEAGDVKSLLEQFEASEAVTPKSSVSGYGKGGILPGETLAPSKSKSITPAGRSLLSPLKKPAEVVDSTLHQNIMDSLPKEVIDRIKASGRKRVIPLIPAIPTKKCTRSSGTRMQDAAATLSRNKLLKIVTYNTNGNGRVDGSVQLDHDYCSSVGSALRSLESNAEYNGQCNSESDKCALPTKDESLKQTSNNQASVCGNNLETCRIVAGKKISPKYHSGDSWIDQNSKKDSGLESGDVSDASEESPPTTNLSNKAKSNEGTVERQKEQSQDSVLKQSNNVVVNKLSTSKSVIKPSPVHEMKIRSALATSILQLRKGVLTKTKPVLDIGNGRRAGAYMFGIESGNPKVKQMVSVLKKPPVSTSTLISNVNESIVTTTNSSNNEVQNIIVQDLEQQGSGEEEMKKPARRKLNLAEYRSRRDKNRSDNSRTNSPIQPMTLIYIHHVSTTTEPIKDDPENPVWSEREIVSILKPKAEIEEAKNRPKMPTEDAGIQTNETVFENPAKTNNIINENRTSQVRDRKNRQYRRRRNSSSSSRSRSRSRSKSRSRSTSHRRGATRRRRFSHRRSSVSSTSSWSSRSRSRSRSTSRSLSTSRSRSRSSRSRSRSRSRSRSRSRSRSRSSRYSSCSRSSTPSNSGKGKRSGQRRQPMRNHGPSYYRHRRNSSDSSHSYRSWRRSSSTLRRKPYDTWTDREKQRQVEERRVIYVGRLEEGVLKADLRRRFEQFGPVVDISVHFREHGDNYGFVTFAYKTDAYEAVEHGNDDPMQPSYDLCFGGRRAFCKVKYADLDGIASNSFGGGRSGSKLDQDNSFDLLLKEAQAKLRKRKV is encoded by the exons ATGGAAACtggatttttaaattttcgcgaCGAGGAACACTTCTCAGGTTTCTCTTTGCCACTTGATCAG CATGATATGCTGGAAGAATCACACAGCTCACTCATGGAGTTAATGCAAGATGACTTCCACTGTAACTTAGACTCGCGCATCGATCCTTCCGCAGTTCTTTGGGGCACCGAGCAAGA ATTGAACGGCGACATGGCTGTATTGCCCGACTCTGGGGTGGCAACAGTTTACCCAAAAATGGAACACATCAAGGAAGACTTTGCCAAAATGCTAACCGACTGGCAGGAACATATAGGTTCACTACAG GCCTCAGATCTGGAGGAAGATATGGATGTGAAAGATATGGTGGGGCTCGACATAGACGTGCCTAAAATAGTGGCTGTTGATGTTCAGGATAACATTTTCGAAACTGAACCATCAGTGTTGAAGATAAgcaagggaaaaaaaaaccccagCTCTTTTGTTAAAGTAAAAATCGAAAGACCAGACTCTCCGCAAAACGTAGACTCTTACGCAACAG AGAATACGAAGGTCGAGAATTGGGTCTGTCCGGACTTGAAACAGCCGAAAATAGAGGGAAACACAACTATGGAATATAGTCGTCCTGTCAAACTCAAAACAAATGTGGATAGGACAGATGTTGTGTTGAAATACTTAAAAGTCGAAAAAGAGGAAACAAACCACATTGGAGAGACTGAGATGGAAGACTGTATAGACGTGGAAACTGTGTCTGAACAAGTACCCG TACTAGAAGCTGGAGATGTAAAGAGTCTTCTGGAACAATTCGAGGCATCAGAGGCTGTCACTCCGAAGTCATCGGTAAGCGGGTATGGAAAAGGAGGGATCTTGCCAGGCGAGACTTTGGCCCCCTCCAAAAGTAAATCTATCACACCTGCTGGCAGGTCTCTCTTGTCACCGTTAAAGAAACCGGCAGAAGTCGTAGACTCGACGCTACATCAAAATATAATGGATTCCTTACCTAAGGAAGTGATCGATAGGATAAAG GCATCTGGACGCAAAAGAGTTATACCTTTGATTCCTGCAATaccaacaaaaaaatgtactcGAAGTAGCGGCACTCGTATGCAAGATGCAGCAGCTACGCTTTCTCGTAACAAACTACTGAAAATC GTAACTTATAATACAAATGGAAATGGTAGAGTCGATGGTTCGGTTCAATTGGATCACGATTACTGTAGCAGCGTGGGCTCAGCATTGAGGAGTTTAGAGAGTAATGCCGAGTATAATGGACAATGCAACAGCGAAAGTGATAAATGTGCGTTACCAACCAAAGACGAAAGCCTGAAACAAACGTCGAATAACCAAGCAAGCGTTTGCGGTAACAATTTAGAAACTTGTCGAATTGTGGCGGGTAAGAAAATATCACCTAAATATCACAGTGGAGACAGCTGGATTGATCAGAACTCTAAAAAGGACAGCGGCTTAGAGTCAGGGGACGTGAGTGATGCTAGTGAAGAATCACCACCTACGACAAATCTCTCGAATAAGGCTAAGAGCAACGAAGGAACTGTAGAACGACAGAAGGAGCAATCACAAGACAGCGTCCTGAAGCAGAGCAATAATGTTGTTGTGAATAAACTAAGTACAAGTAAGTCTGTGATTAAACCATCTCCTGTACATGAGATGAAAATACGTTCCGCATTAGCGACGAGTATTCTGCAACTGCGAAAAGGTGTCCTGACAAAGACAAAGCCTGTCCTAGATATCGGAAATGGGAGGAGAGCTGGTGCATACATGTTCGGAATTGAAAGTGGTAATCCTAAGGTGAAGCAGATGGTATCGGTGTTGAAGAAGCCACCCGTTTCAACCTCGACTCTGATTAGTAATGTGAACGAAAGTATAGTCACTACTACGAACAGTTCTAACAACGAAGTGCAGAACATTATCGTTCAGGATTTGGAACAACAAGGAAGTGGAGAGGAAGAGATGAAGAAACCAGCGCGAAGAAAACTTAATCTTGCCGAGTATCGCAGTAGGCGAGACAAAAATCGCAGCGACAATAGCAGGACCAATTCACCTATTCAACCTATGACTCTGATTTATATTCATCATGTATCTACGACTACAGAACCAATAAAAGACGATCCGGAAAATCCTGTGTGGTCAGAAAGAGAGATAGTCTCTATATTGAAACCTAAAGCTGAAATTGAAGAGGCGAAAAATAGGCCTAAAATGCCTACTGAAGATGCTGGAATACAGACCAACGAGACAGTCTTTGAAAATCCAGCTAAAaccaataatattattaacgaGAACAG gacAAGTCAAGTAAGAGACAGAAAGAATCGACAATACAGGCGGCGAAGGAATAGTTCTAGCTCAAGTCGTTCTAGATCGCGGAGTAGAAGTAAAAGCAGAAGTAGAAGCACGTCGCATAGACGAGGCGCCACACGAAGAAGAAGATTCAGTCACAGGCGTAGCTCGGTCAGCTCCACTAGCAGCTGGTCCTCTCGTTCTCGATCTAGGTCTAGATCAACATCGCGATCTCTCTCCACGTCTAGGTCACGCTCCAGGTCATCCAGATCCAGATCCAGATCCAGGTCTAGGTCTAGGTCCAGATCTAGGTCCAGGTCAAGGTCTTCAAGATATTCGAGTTGCTCAAG GTCTTCGACTCCGTCGAATTCTGGAAAAGGTAAAAGGTCAGGTCAACGAAGACAGCCAATGCGCAATCATGGTCCAAGTTATTATAGACACAGGCGGAACTCCTCTGATAGCAGTCACAGCTACCGAAGCTGGAGGAG GTCGTCTTCTACTCTTCGAAGAAAACCATATGACACATGGACTGACAGAGAGAAACAGAGGCAAGTAGAAGAACGCCGAGTCATTTATGTCGGCAGATTGGAAGAGGGTGTTTTGAAGGCTGATCTACGCAGAAGATTTGAACAATTTGGTCCAGTTGTTGATATCAGCGTACACTTTCGGGAACATGG AGATAATTATGGATTCGTCACATTTGCATACAAAACCGACGCGTATGAAGCTGTTGAACATGGGAATGATGACCCGATGCAACCTAGTTATGACCTCTGCTTTGGTGGCCGTAGAGCTTTTTGTAAAGTTAAATATGCAGACCttg ATGGGATTGCGAGCAATTCGTTTGGCGGAGGAAGGAGTGGCTCTAAGTTAGATCAGGATAACTCGTTTGATCTTTTATTGAAAGAAGCTCAGGCTAAGCTACGCAAAAGAAAGGTTTGA
- the LOC124213536 gene encoding uncharacterized protein isoform X2: METGFLNFRDEEHFSGFSLPLDQHDMLEESHSSLMELMQDDFHCNLDSRIDPSAVLWGTEQELNGDMAVLPDSGVATVYPKMEHIKEDFAKMLTDWQEHIGSLQASDLEEDMDVKDMVGLDIDVPKIVAVDVQDNIFETEPSVLKISKGKKNPSSFVKVKIERPDSPQNVDSYATENTKVENWVCPDLKQPKIEGNTTMEYSRPVKLKTNVDRTDVVLKYLKVEKEETNHIGETEMEDCIDVETVSEQVPVLEAGDVKSLLEQFEASEAVTPKSSVSGYGKGGILPGETLAPSKSKSITPAGRSLLSPLKKPAEVVDSTLHQNIMDSLPKEVIDRIKASGRKRVIPLIPAIPTKKCTRSSGTRMQDAAATLSRNKLLKIVTYNTNGNGRVDGSVQLDHDYCSSVGSALRSLESNAEYNGQCNSESDKCALPTKDESLKQTSNNQASVCGNNLETCRIVAGKKISPKYHSGDSWIDQNSKKDSGLESGDVSDASEESPPTTNLSNKAKSNEGTVERQKEQSQDSVLKQSNNVVVNKLSTSKSVIKPSPVHEMKIRSALATSILQLRKGVLTKTKPVLDIGNGRRAGAYMFGIESGNPKVKQMVSVLKKPPVSTSTLISNVNESIVTTTNSSNNEVQNIIVQDLEQQGSGEEEMKKPARRKLNLAEYRSRRDKNRSDNSRTNSPIQPMTLIYIHHVSTTTEPIKDDPENPVWSEREIVSILKPKAEIEEAKNRPKMPTEDAGIQTNETVFENPAKTNNIINENRTSQVRDRKNRQYRRRRNSSSSSRSRSRSRSKSRSRSTSHRRGATRRRRFSHRRSSVSSTSSWSSRSRSRSRSTSRSLSTSRSRSRSSRSRSRSRSRSRSRSRSRSRSSRYSSCSRSSSTLRRKPYDTWTDREKQRQVEERRVIYVGRLEEGVLKADLRRRFEQFGPVVDISVHFREHGDNYGFVTFAYKTDAYEAVEHGNDDPMQPSYDLCFGGRRAFCKVKYADLDGIASNSFGGGRSGSKLDQDNSFDLLLKEAQAKLRKRKV, from the exons ATGGAAACtggatttttaaattttcgcgaCGAGGAACACTTCTCAGGTTTCTCTTTGCCACTTGATCAG CATGATATGCTGGAAGAATCACACAGCTCACTCATGGAGTTAATGCAAGATGACTTCCACTGTAACTTAGACTCGCGCATCGATCCTTCCGCAGTTCTTTGGGGCACCGAGCAAGA ATTGAACGGCGACATGGCTGTATTGCCCGACTCTGGGGTGGCAACAGTTTACCCAAAAATGGAACACATCAAGGAAGACTTTGCCAAAATGCTAACCGACTGGCAGGAACATATAGGTTCACTACAG GCCTCAGATCTGGAGGAAGATATGGATGTGAAAGATATGGTGGGGCTCGACATAGACGTGCCTAAAATAGTGGCTGTTGATGTTCAGGATAACATTTTCGAAACTGAACCATCAGTGTTGAAGATAAgcaagggaaaaaaaaaccccagCTCTTTTGTTAAAGTAAAAATCGAAAGACCAGACTCTCCGCAAAACGTAGACTCTTACGCAACAG AGAATACGAAGGTCGAGAATTGGGTCTGTCCGGACTTGAAACAGCCGAAAATAGAGGGAAACACAACTATGGAATATAGTCGTCCTGTCAAACTCAAAACAAATGTGGATAGGACAGATGTTGTGTTGAAATACTTAAAAGTCGAAAAAGAGGAAACAAACCACATTGGAGAGACTGAGATGGAAGACTGTATAGACGTGGAAACTGTGTCTGAACAAGTACCCG TACTAGAAGCTGGAGATGTAAAGAGTCTTCTGGAACAATTCGAGGCATCAGAGGCTGTCACTCCGAAGTCATCGGTAAGCGGGTATGGAAAAGGAGGGATCTTGCCAGGCGAGACTTTGGCCCCCTCCAAAAGTAAATCTATCACACCTGCTGGCAGGTCTCTCTTGTCACCGTTAAAGAAACCGGCAGAAGTCGTAGACTCGACGCTACATCAAAATATAATGGATTCCTTACCTAAGGAAGTGATCGATAGGATAAAG GCATCTGGACGCAAAAGAGTTATACCTTTGATTCCTGCAATaccaacaaaaaaatgtactcGAAGTAGCGGCACTCGTATGCAAGATGCAGCAGCTACGCTTTCTCGTAACAAACTACTGAAAATC GTAACTTATAATACAAATGGAAATGGTAGAGTCGATGGTTCGGTTCAATTGGATCACGATTACTGTAGCAGCGTGGGCTCAGCATTGAGGAGTTTAGAGAGTAATGCCGAGTATAATGGACAATGCAACAGCGAAAGTGATAAATGTGCGTTACCAACCAAAGACGAAAGCCTGAAACAAACGTCGAATAACCAAGCAAGCGTTTGCGGTAACAATTTAGAAACTTGTCGAATTGTGGCGGGTAAGAAAATATCACCTAAATATCACAGTGGAGACAGCTGGATTGATCAGAACTCTAAAAAGGACAGCGGCTTAGAGTCAGGGGACGTGAGTGATGCTAGTGAAGAATCACCACCTACGACAAATCTCTCGAATAAGGCTAAGAGCAACGAAGGAACTGTAGAACGACAGAAGGAGCAATCACAAGACAGCGTCCTGAAGCAGAGCAATAATGTTGTTGTGAATAAACTAAGTACAAGTAAGTCTGTGATTAAACCATCTCCTGTACATGAGATGAAAATACGTTCCGCATTAGCGACGAGTATTCTGCAACTGCGAAAAGGTGTCCTGACAAAGACAAAGCCTGTCCTAGATATCGGAAATGGGAGGAGAGCTGGTGCATACATGTTCGGAATTGAAAGTGGTAATCCTAAGGTGAAGCAGATGGTATCGGTGTTGAAGAAGCCACCCGTTTCAACCTCGACTCTGATTAGTAATGTGAACGAAAGTATAGTCACTACTACGAACAGTTCTAACAACGAAGTGCAGAACATTATCGTTCAGGATTTGGAACAACAAGGAAGTGGAGAGGAAGAGATGAAGAAACCAGCGCGAAGAAAACTTAATCTTGCCGAGTATCGCAGTAGGCGAGACAAAAATCGCAGCGACAATAGCAGGACCAATTCACCTATTCAACCTATGACTCTGATTTATATTCATCATGTATCTACGACTACAGAACCAATAAAAGACGATCCGGAAAATCCTGTGTGGTCAGAAAGAGAGATAGTCTCTATATTGAAACCTAAAGCTGAAATTGAAGAGGCGAAAAATAGGCCTAAAATGCCTACTGAAGATGCTGGAATACAGACCAACGAGACAGTCTTTGAAAATCCAGCTAAAaccaataatattattaacgaGAACAG gacAAGTCAAGTAAGAGACAGAAAGAATCGACAATACAGGCGGCGAAGGAATAGTTCTAGCTCAAGTCGTTCTAGATCGCGGAGTAGAAGTAAAAGCAGAAGTAGAAGCACGTCGCATAGACGAGGCGCCACACGAAGAAGAAGATTCAGTCACAGGCGTAGCTCGGTCAGCTCCACTAGCAGCTGGTCCTCTCGTTCTCGATCTAGGTCTAGATCAACATCGCGATCTCTCTCCACGTCTAGGTCACGCTCCAGGTCATCCAGATCCAGATCCAGATCCAGGTCTAGGTCTAGGTCCAGATCTAGGTCCAGGTCAAGGTCTTCAAGATATTCGAGTTGCTCAAG GTCGTCTTCTACTCTTCGAAGAAAACCATATGACACATGGACTGACAGAGAGAAACAGAGGCAAGTAGAAGAACGCCGAGTCATTTATGTCGGCAGATTGGAAGAGGGTGTTTTGAAGGCTGATCTACGCAGAAGATTTGAACAATTTGGTCCAGTTGTTGATATCAGCGTACACTTTCGGGAACATGG AGATAATTATGGATTCGTCACATTTGCATACAAAACCGACGCGTATGAAGCTGTTGAACATGGGAATGATGACCCGATGCAACCTAGTTATGACCTCTGCTTTGGTGGCCGTAGAGCTTTTTGTAAAGTTAAATATGCAGACCttg ATGGGATTGCGAGCAATTCGTTTGGCGGAGGAAGGAGTGGCTCTAAGTTAGATCAGGATAACTCGTTTGATCTTTTATTGAAAGAAGCTCAGGCTAAGCTACGCAAAAGAAAGGTTTGA
- the ttv gene encoding exostosin-1: MQAKKRYLLLFITCAFLAYCYFGGYRLKSEKWTVKKQEPHEKLPSYLTLNEEFYDKDLKSTGINNLLLVSRNTNQCRMETCFDFTRCRQGFTVYVYPIEDNISPLYQKILNVITESRYYTTDPSRACMFVLGLDTLDRDPLSAEFVHNLPSKLLRLTYWNNGRNHLIFNLYSGTWPDYAEESLSFDLGYAILAKASMSQFKLRPNFDISIPLFGKQHPERGGEPGQAPENHFPTNKKYVAAFKGKRYVHGIGSETRNALYHLHNGKDLVFVTTCRHGKSWRELQDEHCQQDNQEYDMYDYEILLMNSTFCLVPRGRRLGSFRFLEALRAGCIPVILSNGWALPFHERINWEQAVIFSDERLLLQIPDIVRSVSNADILKYRQQTQFLWERYFSSVEKIIFTVFETLRERLPWEGKREGSVWNSSPGALVTLPQFTDSQQELPFSNCEPGNTFTAIIYSQLGSTAVLYRLLRSVAKSKYLDKIILMWNTDIPLPRRPRWQGIRASIHVVAANGISHRFYPQKLMTTSAVLSLDEDATLNTDEIDFAFTVWRYFPERIVGYPARSHYWDDSKRSWGYTSKWTNDYSIVLTGAAFYHRYYNTLYTELLSSTLHKTVAQSQNCEDILMNFLVSHVTRRPPIKVTQRKLYKDTTVAGIRSPWNDPDHFIQRQTCMNTFVAVFGYMPLLRSNMRLDPVLFKDSVSNLRKKYRQIELVSN; the protein is encoded by the exons ATGCAAGCAAAAAAACGCTATTTACTGCTCTTCATTACCTGTGCATTTCTTGCTTATTGCTACTTTGGTGGTTATCgtttaaaaagtgaaaagtggACTGTGAAAAAACAGGAACCTCACGAAAAATTGCCTTCGTACTTAACTTTGAATGAGGAGTTTTACGACAAAGACTTGAAATCAACGGGAATTAATAATCTACTTCTTGTTTCTCGTAACACCAATCAATGTCGGATGGAAACTTGCTTCGACTTTACAAGGTGCAGACAAGGTTTCACCGTTTACGTGTATCCCATAGAAGACAATATCAGTCCTCTTTATCAGAAGATATTGAATGTCATCACTGAGTCTCGATACTACACAACAGATCCTTCTCGAGCCTGCATGTTTGTATTAGGTCTCGATACCCTCGACAGGGATCCGCTATCCGCAGAATTCGTTCACAATCTTCCGTCCAAATTGTTGCGATTGACCTACTGGAACAACGGAAGGaatcatttgatttttaacTTATATTCTGGGACATGGCCGGATTATGCCGAGGAATCGCTCAGCTTTGATCTTGGATATGCTATTTTGGCAAAGGCTAGCATGTCGCAATTCAAATTACGACCAAATTTCGACATATCAATTCCACTATTTGGTAAACAACATCCGGAACGAGGTGGCGAACCTGGTCAAGCACCTGAGAACCATTTTCCTAccaataaaaaatacgtagcAGCGTTCAAAGGCAAGCGATACGTCCATGGTATCGGCTCGGAAACTCGAAATGCCCTATATCATCTTCACAATGGGAAAGATTTAGTCTTTGTAACAACGTGTAGGCATGGCAAATCTTGGAGGGAGTTACAGGATGAACATTGCCAGCAGGATAATCAAGAGTATGACAT GTACGACTATGAGATACTATTGATGAATTCCACATTCTGCCTGGTCCCACGCGGAAGAAGACTGGGCAGCTTCAGATTTCTAGAAGCTCTCCGAGCAGGCTGCATTCCAGTAATACTAAGTAATGGATGGGCTCTTCCGTTTCATGAGCGCATTAATTGGGAGCAAGCAGTAATATTTTCTGACGAACGCCTCTTGCTTCAG ATCCCAGACATTGTGAGATCAGTTTCGAATGCAGATATCTTGAAGTACAGACAACAAACTCAGTTTTTATGGGAACGTTACTTCTCTtctgttgaaaaaatcattttcactgTATTTGAG ACTCTCCGAGAAAGATTACCTTGGGAAGGGAAACGAGAAGGATCGGTATGGAATTCGAGTCCCGGAGCTCTGGTGACGCTACCGCAGTTTACAGACAGCCAGCAGGAGCTTCCGTTTTCCAATTGTGAACCCGGCAACACTTTTACTGCGATAATATACTCTCAGCTCGGATCAACAGCAGTCCTATACCGCCTACTCAGAAGCGTGGCTAAGAGTAAATACTTGGACAAG ATCATACTCATGTGGAACACGGATATTCCTCTTCCAAGGAGGCCGCGTTGGCAAGGAATAAGAGCTTCGATACACGTCGTGGCAGCTAACGGAATATCTCATCGTTTTTATCCACAGAAATTGATGACAACAAGTGCTGTATTATCCTTAGATGAGGATGCTACTCTCAACActgatgaaattgattttgcgtTTACCGTTTGGCGGTATTTTCCTGAAAGGATCGTAGGTTATCCTGCAAGGTCGCATTACTGGGACGACTCCAAG CGATCATGGGGTTACACCAGCAAGTGGACCAACGACTACAGTATAGTATTAACAGGGGCAGCTTTCTACCATCGTTATTATAACACTTTATATACCGAGCTGTTGAGCTCGACATTGCACAAAACTGTTGCACAGTCGCAAAATTGTGAAGATATACTGATGAACTTTTTAGTCAGTCATGTGACAAGACGACCTCCTATTAAAGTTACGCAACGTAAGCTATACAAGGATACAACAGTTGCCGGAATCAG ATCTCCCTGGAACGACCCAGATCATTTTATACAAAGACAAACGTGCATGAACACGTTCGTCGCTGTATTTGGATACATGCCATTGCTGCGCTCGAATATGAGGCTTGATCCGGTTTTGTTCAAAGATTCCGTGAGCAACCTGCGTAAAAAATATAGACAGATCGAACTTGTTAGTAATTAG